The segment TGCTACTTTACATTCAACGGTACATGGCATATCTGAACTTCCTGGATGATAATTTTAGACTCCATTTAGAGACTGGGTGTAGATtagtttctgttttctcatggGATACGTGCGTTAATAGTTTGCATATagaagtttgtttttcaaaaatgcAGCAGTATTTTGTTCCGTGTATGAAAGTAACATTTCTCCTTCAGCGTATCGGGCACCAGGTAGAGTTGGAGTCCGAGCCTGCATACATTCTTGACCAAAACAAGCTTATTGTTCGGCAGAGAGAAGGACAAAAGCTCAGAAAGGAAGTCTGCCTGTGCTGTTACAGCTGTTTACTTGAAACAAGCATTGAACCAGCTTTAAAAGTTATACTGGCATGGACCTTGTTTAAATAAACTTTCAATTTTGGTATTGATGTTTTTTTATGCGTAATGACATTAATTTGAATCAGTTCTGTCTGAAGCATGTTCATGTGTAAAAACAATACAAAGTTTGCTTAGCACTTTACGTTAATTCTAACGCTGTGCTTGTTACCCTCAAATTACTTCAAGACATTCGTTAACGGTTTCAACTTTGTGATCTCCAACTGCAAATGCAATATTTATCTCCAGATGGAGGCTCACACACAAGTTTGAGCCGTATTCTTTATTAAAGCAGAAAGAACCTCAGCTGGATGCGTCGTACGTGAGTTAACCCTGAGTTCAACTGCTTTACACTGTTAAAGCTTAACAAAGTAGTCCAGTTACAGCTGTACTCCAtaggcagtaaaaaaaaaaaaatgactgtgatCTGAAGAACTGAACTAAAATCAGTTAtgctgaaaaagcttttttctttctgcgaGGTGGCTTCTTTATCTTATTTGGATTTGGAACAACTTTCTTGATTTTCAAAGGCTGCAAAATTACACGTGAAAGATCGAGCTGATTGCTTTCTGTACGCTTCCGCTTCTGGCTTGAGAGCTCCTCCGCCGGCGTCTCTGCAAGCTGCTCAGCTTCATCAGTTTCTGACAACTCTGCACATGCTGCAGATCCTCCAGTTTGGTACTGAAACCACGGCACTTCCAAAGCGGGTATCTTTGGAATTATTGCTTCTACTACATCAGTAAATTTATCAGACCGCCTTTTGAAGCCTAGCGCTAAAATGGACGTTAAGCCCAGAAGCGGTGCTACCGTTTCGCTGAGGCGGGGCACCTGGCCTGCCGGCGTGGCTCGGCTTGCGCTCAGCTGAATAAGATGGGATGTGATCATGGCAGGTTTTGCAGACTTGCACACCAGCAAGAGAAGCAGTTCGTTTTTCTCCAGTGCTTTTGTAACTTCGTTAATTCCAATAGCAAGCTGTCTTCTGATGCCCATGTCAGTCCATCCTGGCGCTTGTTGATggccttctgtttcttcttcagcagGGAGCTCGCTGTTGCTACCATCACACTTGCTTTCCACTTGGTTTTTTGTAACGGAacgttttttctttcttggagtCTCTATCTTTTTAAGTCCAATACGtttaatcttttcttctaaGGTCTGCAATATGAAACGCATGCCATCTCCATCTATGGCTTTCCACTGAATAACAAAGGGGTTATCTAGGCATGTTTTTACAGTGGTTTTCTTCGCTTTACGAAGCGATGCTGTGCCCTGTGGAATTACAGGCGTCTTCGGGTTCTGTTCTGTTTCGCCACCTAgctgtggagggaagaaaaaggcaaagagtCGTTCAAATCCTGCAGTTTGCTGTGGACTTCACTACTAGAGGCTCCTCTTGGgaacagggaaaagaaacagctcaAAGCAATACCGGCAGCAATCATCTTCATACCAGCTCAATGCTAATTCTTAATGATCCTTCGGCAAGGCACAggttgcttgcttttttccagCAAGGCAACACCAGTGATGGGGAAACCCTTCTGAAGCTGAAACTGAATGGAAGTAGCAGGAGGTTCCACAgattttataaaacaaactAAAGCTCAAGTTCTGAAAGGCCAGTTTTCATGGCTGCATTTTAGAGCTATCCTGATGTGAGAAAGCTGCAGAATCACACCATGAAACAAGCTCCAAGATCCAGAATTCATTCAGGATAAagtttgggtttcttttctaatttttattgGCCTTTTCATACTTATCTGTGTCTTACGTTTGTCTGCATTTAGAAGGTATGATagaaggctgcagagcccatttctgtgaaggaaggcaatcctCTGCAGGCCACGGAAGTTCAAAAGGGTTCCTTTACTCTTGCATCAACTGGGCCATGCCTTTAGGGGTATGAAAATCAAACTGGCACAAAGAAAGGATAACTGTTCCAGTTCTGATCTACCCAGTCCAAGTGAAGGCATGCTCTGATTACCAGCCCTGCTAACTCACTAAGTCCCCATACTCATGCTTGGGTTACTGTTCAGCATCTCCTTGCCAAACTGCTTTACTGCTGTGCAGCCAACAGAACACAACAAGAGAACTCATGGAGAAACAGACATGGTTCTTGGATTCCCTCCTTCCACAAGTAGAAATATTATGTACATTAGTTTAGTGGCaacctttagatatttataagaaACCACTTTACTGGTTGTATCAATTCCCCGCATACTGACAGTAGGCAACCttggctttaaaaaagaaaacgtCTTTGTTGAAACTCCCCCCACCAGATGCACTGCCATAAAGCAACGTCTGTCTGGAGGGATCTTCCTTCAGCTGAACCCCATCCATCCCCTGTGAGCCCAGGCAGGGCGAGCGCATGGAGCAGAGATCCTCAGCGCACTGCGACCTGAGAAGCTGCTACCAGAGATCTCACACAGGCATCTTACACGTAGCAGTGTTATGAGAAGATTACGACAGTGAAGTCACATTATAACATAAGATTTTCAGCGTGAGATGCTCTCTTGACCTTCTGCAGCAGGTATCGAGCACGGGCTGCAGTAAGCTCGTGTGTGAGACAGAACACGGTGAAGGAGCCTGCGTTTGTCTTTTCAAAATGGAGGCTACTGAGGAAAACAAGCGTGGAAGCACACCAATTACTAAACTGacgaggcaaaaaaaaaagcaaaaaccgACTTCTTCCAGGCGTATCAGCTTCAGGACCCACCGCTGCCAGCAGAGGAGATGAGAAACGCGAATACTTCCAACATTTACCTCCATTCGAAAACTCCCGTTTCCAAGCGCTTCGTGAGAGCCTCCCGCCAGCTCCTGACGAGGACAAACAGAACGCAGTCAAGGCGCGGCGCCACCGCAACGCCCTTAAAACGCGCCGGGCGGACGGGGGGGTTAAACGCACTCGCACTCCGCTCAGCGCGGTCGCCACGCCGCGGTCCCACTCGGCCTCAGCGCTCCCCTACGGCCTACACCGGCCCGAGCACGCCAGCAGCACCAATCCGCCCGGCGCCGAGcgcggcccgccccgccccgccccgccgcgcacGCCCGCCACATCCGCCGCCGTGCTCCGGGGCCGC is part of the Gallus gallus isolate bGalGal1 chromosome 2, bGalGal1.mat.broiler.GRCg7b, whole genome shotgun sequence genome and harbors:
- the RPP38 gene encoding ribonuclease P protein subunit p38 isoform X2, with amino-acid sequence MELGGETEQNPKTPVIPQGTASLRKAKKTTVKTCLDNPFVIQWKAIDGDGMRFILQTLEEKIKRIGLKKIETPRKKKRSVTKNQVESKCDGSNSELPAEEETEGHQQAPGWTDMGIRRQLAIGINEVTKALEKNELLLLLVCKSAKPAMITSHLIQLSASRATPAGQVPRLSETVAPLLGLTSILALGFKRRSDKFTDVVEAIIPKIPALEVPWFQYQTGGSAACAELSETDEAEQLAETPAEELSSQKRKRTESNQLDLSRVILQPLKIKKVVPNPNKIKKPPRRKKKAFSA
- the RPP38 gene encoding ribonuclease P protein subunit p38 isoform X1 → MQRSRRETPIGNSPSIHYLAYGKELAGGSHEALGNGSFRMELGGETEQNPKTPVIPQGTASLRKAKKTTVKTCLDNPFVIQWKAIDGDGMRFILQTLEEKIKRIGLKKIETPRKKKRSVTKNQVESKCDGSNSELPAEEETEGHQQAPGWTDMGIRRQLAIGINEVTKALEKNELLLLLVCKSAKPAMITSHLIQLSASRATPAGQVPRLSETVAPLLGLTSILALGFKRRSDKFTDVVEAIIPKIPALEVPWFQYQTGGSAACAELSETDEAEQLAETPAEELSSQKRKRTESNQLDLSRVILQPLKIKKVVPNPNKIKKPPRRKKKAFSA